The following proteins are co-located in the Flavobacterium sp. CECT 9288 genome:
- a CDS encoding TPM domain-containing protein: MSKVEDFLTKEEEQEIVTAICNAEKNTSGEIRVHIEKTTTMDHFDRAMEVFNELKMDATELQNGVLIYLAVEDRNFVICGDKGINDAVKSDFWDSTRDVMVAHFKKGNFKQGLIDGITSAGQQLQHYFPWQEGDTNELSNEISRG, encoded by the coding sequence ATGTCAAAAGTAGAAGATTTTTTAACCAAAGAAGAGGAACAAGAAATTGTAACAGCTATTTGTAATGCTGAAAAAAACACTTCGGGCGAGATTAGAGTTCACATCGAAAAAACCACCACTATGGATCATTTTGATCGTGCTATGGAAGTTTTTAACGAACTTAAAATGGATGCAACTGAACTCCAAAATGGTGTTTTGATCTATCTAGCGGTTGAAGATCGTAATTTTGTCATTTGCGGTGATAAAGGAATCAATGATGCTGTGAAAAGTGATTTTTGGGACAGTACTCGTGATGTAATGGTAGCGCACTTCAAAAAAGGAAATTTTAAACAAGGACTAATTGATGGCATTACAAGCGCGGGACAACAATTGCAACACTATTTCCCTTGGCAAGAAGGAGATACAAATGAATTATCAAACGAAATATCTAGAGGATAA
- a CDS encoding TonB-dependent receptor, producing the protein MKNIYLKLSTTLLFFLVFSTSFAQVLLEGKVKDEQDAPIEGVNIVLKGTTNTTTTLADGTFSIEAKSLPFTLIVQYAGYNTKEIKITELPTNVKPLEIIISYGEEKVLSEVVVTSRRRIEKVQDIPIAVSVVTGKQAEQAGAFNVNRVKELIPSVQLYSSNPRNTGINIRGLGSPYGLTNDGIDPGVGFYVDGVYYSRPAATTLDFVDIDRIEVLRGPQGSLFGKNTTSGAFNITTRKPSFTSGADFEVSYGNYGFLQAKTSITGALSKKLAGRISFSGTQRDGLIDNVATGRPTNTLNNQGIRGQLLYNASENTNILFAADITTQRPDGYAQVIAGVAPTQRAAYRQFDAIIADLNYQLPSRNAFDRKIDHDTPWRSGQDLGGASLNVDTKIGKGTLTSTTAWRFWNWDPSNDRDFTGLQVLAKSQNPARHTQLTQEIRYAGQVSSKLSGVIGAFFIDQTVKIRGTEESGNAQWRFSQSPVNYNNNGVSTPVPLARWAEPGLLEGYGIRTIADIHAVSAALFGQLDWQVTDRLHILPGLRYNYDKKESNYDRQTYGGLQTNDPQLLAIKRAVYTNQTFSANKDKFDFSGNITVNYKATDKINGYATYAKSYKPVGVNVAGLPTPAAGQTLADLAVIRPEDVNHYEIGIKTSPFKRAILNLTLYNTDIKDFQTNVQAAELGVNRGYLANADKVRVRGAEVDASFVVNEHFTFNGALSYTDGKYIKFTNAPLPLEETGAPVSFKDVSGTTLPGVSKWAGSLGGEYTKSAKFFSNLGKFFVAIDSYARSEFSSSPSASKYLVVQGYAIFNGRFGFRATEGLSVNFWGRNLLNKDYFEQLLPAGGNSGHYAGVLGDQRTYGITLKYSL; encoded by the coding sequence ATGAAAAATATTTATCTAAAACTAAGCACAACTTTATTATTTTTTCTAGTTTTCTCCACTTCTTTTGCTCAAGTACTTCTTGAAGGAAAAGTAAAAGACGAACAAGATGCCCCAATTGAAGGTGTCAACATCGTTCTAAAAGGTACCACAAACACTACTACAACGCTAGCTGATGGAACTTTCAGTATTGAAGCAAAGTCACTTCCTTTCACACTTATTGTACAATACGCAGGCTACAACACCAAAGAAATTAAAATCACCGAATTGCCTACCAACGTAAAACCACTGGAGATTATCATTTCATACGGAGAAGAAAAAGTACTCTCTGAAGTGGTTGTTACCTCTCGTAGAAGAATAGAAAAAGTACAAGATATTCCAATTGCTGTATCTGTAGTAACTGGAAAACAAGCAGAACAAGCAGGTGCTTTCAATGTAAATCGAGTGAAAGAATTGATTCCTTCGGTACAATTGTACTCCTCAAATCCTAGAAATACGGGTATCAACATTAGAGGACTTGGTTCGCCATACGGACTTACTAATGATGGGATTGATCCTGGTGTTGGTTTTTATGTTGACGGTGTGTATTATTCGCGTCCAGCAGCCACCACTTTAGACTTTGTAGATATTGATCGCATTGAAGTATTGCGCGGACCACAAGGATCACTTTTTGGCAAAAACACAACCTCAGGTGCTTTTAACATTACCACCAGAAAACCAAGTTTCACATCTGGTGCTGATTTTGAAGTGAGCTATGGAAATTACGGTTTCCTGCAAGCTAAAACATCAATAACAGGTGCGTTAAGTAAAAAACTAGCTGGTCGAATCTCATTTTCTGGAACACAAAGAGACGGATTAATTGACAACGTAGCCACTGGAAGACCTACAAATACCTTAAACAATCAAGGAATTAGAGGCCAATTATTGTACAATGCTTCTGAAAACACGAACATTTTATTCGCTGCTGACATCACTACACAGCGTCCTGATGGATATGCGCAAGTTATTGCTGGTGTAGCGCCAACGCAAAGAGCCGCTTACCGCCAATTTGATGCCATCATTGCCGATTTGAATTACCAACTCCCGAGCAGAAATGCTTTTGACCGTAAAATTGATCACGATACGCCATGGCGTTCTGGACAAGATTTAGGTGGCGCATCGCTTAACGTAGATACTAAAATAGGTAAAGGAACTTTGACCTCAACTACAGCATGGCGTTTTTGGAACTGGGATCCTTCAAACGATAGAGATTTTACAGGACTTCAAGTTTTGGCGAAATCACAAAATCCAGCCAGACATACGCAGTTGACTCAAGAAATTCGCTATGCAGGACAAGTGTCTTCTAAATTAAGCGGAGTAATTGGTGCCTTTTTTATCGATCAAACTGTTAAGATTAGAGGAACAGAAGAATCTGGAAATGCACAATGGCGTTTTTCTCAATCGCCAGTAAACTACAACAATAATGGGGTTTCAACTCCTGTACCTCTTGCTAGATGGGCTGAACCAGGATTGCTTGAAGGTTACGGAATACGCACTATTGCTGATATTCATGCTGTAAGTGCGGCTTTGTTTGGTCAATTAGATTGGCAAGTTACGGATAGATTGCACATCCTACCAGGCTTACGCTACAATTACGACAAAAAGGAATCAAATTACGACCGTCAAACGTACGGAGGTTTACAAACCAACGACCCACAATTATTGGCAATAAAAAGAGCGGTGTACACCAACCAAACCTTCTCTGCTAACAAAGACAAATTTGACTTTTCAGGAAATATAACCGTGAATTACAAAGCGACTGATAAAATTAATGGCTACGCTACTTATGCTAAAAGTTACAAACCAGTGGGCGTAAACGTAGCCGGATTGCCTACTCCTGCTGCAGGACAAACATTGGCTGATCTTGCTGTAATTAGACCCGAAGACGTAAATCACTATGAAATTGGAATAAAAACCTCTCCGTTCAAAAGAGCTATTTTAAACCTGACTTTGTACAATACGGATATCAAAGATTTCCAAACCAATGTACAGGCAGCTGAATTAGGAGTAAATCGTGGTTACCTAGCCAATGCAGACAAAGTACGTGTACGAGGTGCCGAAGTGGATGCTAGTTTTGTAGTCAATGAACATTTTACTTTCAACGGGGCATTAAGCTACACGGATGGAAAATATATTAAATTCACTAATGCTCCGCTACCACTTGAAGAAACGGGAGCTCCTGTATCATTCAAAGATGTGTCTGGAACTACTTTGCCTGGTGTTTCAAAATGGGCCGGAAGTTTAGGCGGAGAATATACCAAATCAGCTAAGTTTTTTAGCAACCTAGGTAAATTCTTTGTGGCAATTGACTCGTATGCACGTTCTGAATTTTCATCAAGTCCATCGGCTTCAAAATACTTGGTGGTTCAAGGATATGCTATCTTTAACGGTCGTTTCGGATTTAGAGCAACCGAAGGATTATCTGTTAACTTTTGGGGTCGAAACTTATTGAACAAAGATTACTTTGAGCAATTATTACCAGCTGGCGGAAATTCTGGACATTATGCCGGTGTTTTAGGCGACCAAAGAACCTACGGAATTACCTTGAAGTATTCGTTGTAA
- a CDS encoding ABC-three component system protein — protein sequence MSQNIDNNSNQIQNQLNIGVNQAPIYLIKQTRFAKRFEKLNKEVASDERYEGIMESLKYYLTSRDGIDMPTKLQDGGFKESEIIEATRKKEKFAKRLELNKFFESAQWIDCQLFGKIKMDFEAFVLPLVNGEATKDEILKEVVIKVVQPVLDLINIEGENDEVLNYNADDIFGMVYYLTGQCHLNWKNYDSI from the coding sequence ATGAGTCAGAATATAGACAATAATAGTAATCAAATTCAGAATCAATTAAACATTGGCGTCAATCAAGCTCCAATTTATTTAATAAAACAAACAAGGTTTGCTAAACGATTTGAAAAACTAAATAAAGAAGTTGCAAGTGATGAAAGATATGAGGGTATTATGGAATCATTAAAATATTATCTAACAAGTCGTGATGGTATTGATATGCCAACAAAACTTCAAGATGGTGGCTTTAAAGAAAGTGAGATTATTGAAGCTACTCGAAAAAAAGAAAAATTTGCTAAACGTCTTGAACTTAATAAGTTTTTTGAATCTGCACAGTGGATAGATTGCCAATTATTCGGTAAAATTAAAATGGACTTTGAAGCGTTTGTTTTGCCATTAGTAAATGGAGAAGCAACAAAGGACGAAATTCTAAAAGAAGTAGTTATAAAAGTTGTTCAACCAGTTCTTGATTTAATAAATATAGAGGGAGAAAATGATGAAGTTTTAAATTATAATGCTGACGATATTTTTGGTATGGTTTATTACTTAACAGGGCAATGTCACTTAAATTGGAAAAATTATGATAGTATATAA
- a CDS encoding GIY-YIG nuclease family protein translates to MDEFVVYILYSEKFNKNYTGFTSNLIERFKSHNVLGTKGHTLKFRPWTVIYVEFFSSKAEAMKREKYLKSGIGREFIKNLILKLYN, encoded by the coding sequence ATGGATGAATTTGTGGTTTACATTTTATATTCTGAAAAATTCAATAAAAACTATACAGGATTTACATCTAATCTCATAGAACGTTTCAAATCACATAACGTTTTAGGCACCAAAGGACACACCTTGAAATTTAGACCTTGGACTGTAATTTATGTTGAATTTTTCTCTTCTAAAGCTGAGGCCATGAAAAGAGAAAAATATTTAAAGTCAGGAATTGGCAGGGAGTTTATTAAAAATTTAATTCTCAAATTATATAACTAG
- a CDS encoding YgcG family protein, which yields MVVQKKNTLLYLKLFVTLFFAQISFAQFTIPEKPTFQTSVYDYAKVLSDSEKAQLEEKLVKYADSTTTQIVVITIESLKGEDIGILTPKWGQTWGIGGTAQNDNGVLILLAKAERKIWISAGYGLEDRLTAGIGGEITRNIIIPEFKAGSYYNGLDKGTDALFDVFKGKYKGKRVEKSKEKKFPIVPIVVIIVVIIVLASRNKGGGGNSGNRGGGFGPSLMDVIILSSLGRGGGGGGFGGGSSGGGFGGGGFGGGFGGGGFSGGGSGGDW from the coding sequence ATGGTAGTACAAAAAAAGAATACCTTGTTGTATCTAAAACTATTTGTCACTTTATTTTTCGCACAAATAAGCTTTGCACAATTTACAATTCCGGAAAAACCAACTTTTCAAACTTCAGTTTATGATTATGCTAAGGTTTTAAGCGATAGCGAAAAAGCACAGCTTGAGGAAAAATTAGTCAAATATGCAGACTCTACTACTACTCAAATTGTGGTTATTACCATTGAAAGCCTTAAGGGCGAAGACATAGGAATTCTAACTCCTAAATGGGGGCAAACTTGGGGAATTGGTGGTACTGCACAAAATGATAATGGTGTTCTTATTTTATTAGCTAAAGCGGAACGAAAAATATGGATTTCAGCAGGATATGGTCTTGAAGATCGATTGACGGCCGGAATTGGCGGTGAAATAACTCGAAACATTATTATTCCCGAATTTAAAGCCGGAAGTTATTACAATGGACTTGATAAAGGAACTGATGCACTTTTTGATGTTTTTAAGGGAAAATACAAAGGGAAACGAGTAGAGAAATCAAAAGAAAAAAAATTTCCTATTGTCCCAATTGTAGTCATTATAGTAGTTATCATCGTACTAGCTTCCCGAAATAAAGGCGGTGGTGGCAACTCTGGAAATCGCGGTGGTGGCTTTGGCCCTAGCCTTATGGATGTCATCATACTTAGCAGTCTTGGCCGTGGTGGCGGAGGCGGAGGTTTTGGTGGTGGTTCTTCTGGAGGAGGATTTGGTGGAGGCGGATTCGGTGGTGGATTTGGCGGAGGCGGTTTTTCTGGAGGAGGATCTGGAGGCGACTGGTAA
- a CDS encoding DUF2975 domain-containing protein produces MSRKTNFVFKVLQVVSWIIFVGLCIQAGGFIFNTVFTLLLNPAGASKFWTEVDLEALYYFNQSHYVTLTVLMCIVAVLKAILFYTIVLVFHNKKINLAQPFNDSLKKFIDLVATISFGIGLFSLWGAGFTQNLIKGGLQMPNVADLSFGGGDVWWFTSVILLVIGQIIKKGIEMQQENELTI; encoded by the coding sequence ATGTCTAGAAAAACCAATTTTGTTTTTAAAGTACTGCAAGTGGTATCTTGGATTATTTTTGTGGGGCTGTGCATCCAGGCGGGTGGCTTTATTTTCAACACTGTTTTTACGTTGCTGCTCAATCCAGCTGGGGCAAGTAAGTTTTGGACAGAGGTTGATTTGGAAGCTTTGTATTACTTCAACCAGTCGCATTATGTGACTTTGACTGTTTTAATGTGTATTGTTGCGGTGTTGAAAGCGATCTTGTTTTATACTATTGTACTAGTTTTTCACAATAAAAAAATCAATTTGGCGCAGCCTTTTAATGATTCTTTGAAGAAATTTATTGATTTGGTGGCTACTATTTCTTTTGGAATCGGGCTTTTTTCTTTGTGGGGAGCAGGCTTTACACAGAATTTAATTAAAGGCGGACTACAAATGCCTAATGTTGCCGATTTAAGTTTTGGTGGTGGTGATGTGTGGTGGTTTACGAGTGTCATTTTATTGGTAATTGGGCAAATTATAAAAAAGGGAATCGAAATGCAGCAAGAAAACGAACTAACCATTTAA
- the era gene encoding GTPase Era translates to MSHKAGFVNIIGNPNVGKSTLMNAFVGERLSIITSKAQTTRHRILGIVNGEDFQMILSDTPGIIKPAYEMQESMMNFVKSAFEDADVLIYMVEIGEQELKDEAFFNKIIHSKIPVLLLLNKIDNSNQEQLEQQVAFWTEKVPNAEIYPISALQNFNVPEVFQRIITLLPESPAYYPKDQLTDKPERFFVNETIREKILLNYSKEIPYAVEIVTEEFFEDDNIIRIRSLIMVERETQKGIVIGHKGAALKKVGTEAREDLEKFFGKQIHIELYVKVNKNWRSNANMLKRFGYNQ, encoded by the coding sequence ATGTCACATAAAGCAGGTTTTGTAAACATCATCGGGAATCCAAATGTTGGTAAATCAACATTAATGAATGCCTTTGTTGGAGAGCGATTATCAATTATTACATCAAAAGCACAAACAACTCGTCATAGAATTCTAGGTATTGTAAACGGTGAGGATTTTCAAATGATCTTATCGGATACGCCAGGAATCATTAAGCCTGCCTACGAAATGCAGGAATCAATGATGAACTTCGTGAAATCGGCTTTTGAAGATGCTGATGTGTTGATTTACATGGTCGAAATAGGGGAGCAGGAACTTAAGGATGAAGCGTTTTTTAATAAAATCATCCACTCGAAAATTCCAGTTTTGTTATTGCTTAATAAAATTGACAATTCGAACCAAGAACAATTAGAGCAACAAGTGGCTTTTTGGACAGAGAAAGTGCCGAATGCTGAAATATATCCAATATCAGCGTTGCAAAATTTTAATGTCCCTGAGGTTTTTCAAAGAATCATTACACTTTTGCCAGAGTCGCCTGCGTATTACCCAAAGGATCAGTTGACGGATAAGCCAGAGCGTTTTTTTGTGAATGAAACCATTCGTGAAAAAATCTTGTTGAATTATAGCAAAGAGATTCCGTACGCAGTTGAAATTGTTACCGAAGAATTTTTTGAAGACGATAATATCATTCGCATTCGTTCTTTGATTATGGTGGAACGCGAAACTCAAAAAGGAATTGTGATTGGTCATAAAGGTGCCGCTTTAAAAAAGGTAGGAACTGAGGCGCGTGAAGATTTAGAGAAGTTCTTTGGAAAACAAATTCACATTGAGCTTTACGTAAAAGTGAACAAAAACTGGAGAAGTAACGCGAATATGTTGAAGCGTTTTGGGTATAATCAATAG
- a CDS encoding LemA family protein, giving the protein MRRFLPWIIVAVVIFVMYSWVKGINNTAVTLNQDVEQSWGDVQTAYQRRNDLIGNLVNTVKGAADFEKSTLTAVIEARSKATSVKIDPANITPEQLAEFNKAQSGVSSSLSRLLVSVEAYPELKANQNFLKLQDELASTENQILTARTRFNEAVKPYNSHIKTFPNSLFAGLFGFKEKTYFTAVEGAEKPVEVKF; this is encoded by the coding sequence ATGAGAAGATTTTTGCCTTGGATTATAGTAGCAGTTGTAATTTTTGTAATGTACAGCTGGGTTAAAGGGATCAACAACACTGCCGTAACTTTAAATCAAGATGTAGAACAGTCTTGGGGTGATGTACAAACTGCTTATCAAAGAAGAAATGACCTTATAGGCAACTTAGTAAACACTGTAAAAGGAGCCGCCGATTTTGAAAAAAGCACATTGACTGCTGTAATTGAAGCACGTTCTAAAGCAACTTCAGTAAAAATTGATCCAGCCAATATTACACCTGAGCAATTAGCTGAATTTAACAAAGCTCAGAGCGGAGTAAGCAGCTCTTTATCAAGATTATTAGTTTCTGTTGAGGCATATCCTGAATTGAAAGCTAATCAAAACTTCTTGAAATTACAAGATGAGTTAGCAAGTACTGAAAATCAAATTTTAACGGCAAGAACACGTTTTAATGAAGCTGTTAAGCCATACAACTCTCATATCAAAACATTCCCTAACAGTCTTTTTGCAGGTCTTTTTGGTTTTAAAGAGAAAACCTATTTTACTGCTGTTGAAGGTGCTGAAAAACCTGTTGAAGTAAAATTCTAA
- a CDS encoding Rrf2 family transcriptional regulator: MLSQKTKYALKALLYLAVQDADHISKTIEIAESASIPKKFLEQILLDLKRGHFVGSKQGKFGGYYLLKSGNDITLADIHRLFDGAIALLPCASLNFYEPCSDCKTESECSLRHGLMLIRDETLKAMQGITIASLVKK; encoded by the coding sequence ATGCTTTCACAAAAAACCAAATATGCCCTTAAAGCACTGCTCTATCTAGCCGTGCAGGACGCAGACCATATCTCTAAAACAATTGAAATTGCCGAGTCGGCTTCTATTCCAAAAAAATTTTTGGAGCAAATTTTATTGGATCTAAAACGGGGTCATTTTGTGGGTAGCAAGCAAGGAAAATTTGGAGGTTATTATCTTTTAAAATCAGGAAATGACATCACGCTAGCTGACATACACCGCCTGTTTGATGGAGCTATTGCATTATTACCTTGCGCATCTTTAAATTTTTATGAGCCTTGTTCAGATTGTAAAACAGAGTCTGAATGCAGCCTACGTCATGGTTTAATGCTTATTCGAGATGAGACCTTAAAAGCCATGCAAGGCATTACCATAGCCTCATTAGTCAAAAAATAA
- a CDS encoding ABC-three component system middle component 5, translated as MIVYNQAFDLYHTIFRLLHFLNKFENETILEIERVRIWDFYLLFPSKIHDIRLKQNESDIRRIRKEFIKDYNNPYERIPENRKIFEKIRPYQQAALNCIASYGIIDKSLLNQQRISIINKGILVDFVNNFEELTPKEKNVIALMTSHFNQVSLFGTDGLKNRTNLLESKYDA; from the coding sequence ATGATAGTATATAATCAAGCTTTTGACCTCTATCATACTATTTTTAGACTTCTTCATTTTCTAAATAAATTTGAAAATGAAACAATTTTAGAAATTGAAAGAGTTAGAATATGGGATTTTTACTTGCTTTTCCCAAGTAAAATTCACGATATACGTTTAAAACAAAACGAATCAGATATTAGAAGAATCAGAAAAGAGTTTATTAAAGATTATAATAATCCTTATGAACGTATACCAGAGAATAGAAAGATTTTTGAAAAAATCAGACCTTATCAACAAGCTGCACTTAATTGCATTGCCTCCTACGGTATAATTGATAAATCATTATTAAATCAACAAAGAATTTCAATAATTAACAAAGGTATTCTTGTTGATTTTGTCAATAATTTTGAAGAATTAACGCCGAAGGAAAAAAATGTGATTGCCTTAATGACTTCACATTTTAATCAAGTTTCATTATTTGGAACTGATGGATTAAAAAATAGAACAAACCTACTAGAAAGCAAATACGATGCGTAA
- a CDS encoding SMI1/KNR4 family protein has protein sequence MRKLTLSDRFLPHQFIRIENEAGIKIPDNIKDFISKYADLSVKENKFINNDGKLFEISQFITYRIMYDFIKEFKEEGLGKKLPFAIDNGGWVFCISFDKESIDKILLYQMEVEWVTKNDAFELVANSLEEFINGLQVETANDL, from the coding sequence ATGAGGAAATTAACTTTAAGTGATAGGTTTTTACCACATCAATTTATTAGAATTGAAAATGAAGCTGGTATTAAAATACCTGATAACATTAAAGATTTTATTTCAAAGTATGCTGATTTGTCTGTAAAGGAAAATAAGTTTATAAATAACGATGGAAAGTTATTTGAAATTTCACAATTTATAACTTACAGGATTATGTACGATTTTATTAAAGAATTCAAAGAAGAAGGTTTGGGTAAAAAACTACCTTTTGCTATTGATAATGGAGGTTGGGTATTTTGCATATCATTTGATAAAGAATCAATTGATAAAATTTTGTTATATCAAATGGAAGTGGAATGGGTTACAAAAAATGATGCTTTTGAATTAGTAGCTAATAGCTTAGAAGAATTTATAAATGGCTTGCAGGTAGAAACTGCTAACGATTTATAG
- a CDS encoding helix-turn-helix transcriptional regulator, which translates to MAIIVNLDVMMAKRKMSLNELSEKVDLTLSNLSILKTGKAKAVRFSTLEAICKALDCQPGDILEYSKNE; encoded by the coding sequence ATGGCAATAATTGTAAACCTAGATGTGATGATGGCCAAGCGGAAGATGTCATTGAACGAGCTTTCGGAGAAGGTGGATTTAACCTTGTCAAATTTATCCATATTAAAAACAGGAAAGGCTAAGGCGGTTCGGTTTAGTACTTTGGAAGCTATTTGTAAAGCCTTAGATTGCCAGCCAGGCGATATTTTAGAATATTCGAAGAACGAATAA
- the der gene encoding ribosome biogenesis GTPase Der, translated as MNNIVAIVGRPNVGKSTLFNRLIQRREAIVDSVSGVTRDRNYGKSEWNGKEFSVIDTGGYIKGSDDVFEGEIRKQVELAIDEADVIIFVVDVEEGITPMDDVVARLLRKVTKPVLLAVNKVDNAMREKDALEFYNLGLGEYYTFASISGSGTGDLLDALIDAFPVKPEPVQEEVVLPRFAVVGRPNAGKSSFINALIGKERFMVTDIAGTTRDAIDTKFDRFGFEFNLVDTAGIRRKAKVKEDLEFYSVMRSVRAIEHADICILVIDATRGFEGQDQSIFWLAEKNRKGVVILVNKWDLVEKDTMSTRDYEEKIKKELMPFTDVPILFVSALTKQRLLKALEATVKVYENRQQRIATSKFNEFMLKVIEAYPPPATKGKYVKIKYCMQLPTQTPQFVFFANMPQYVKEPYKRYLENKIRENWDFSGVPIDIYIREK; from the coding sequence ATGAATAACATTGTTGCGATAGTAGGAAGACCTAATGTGGGGAAATCGACCCTTTTTAATAGGCTGATACAAAGAAGAGAAGCTATTGTAGATTCAGTATCTGGGGTGACCCGCGATAGAAACTATGGTAAAAGCGAGTGGAACGGAAAAGAATTTTCTGTAATTGATACTGGTGGTTACATAAAAGGTTCTGATGACGTGTTTGAGGGCGAGATCCGCAAGCAAGTTGAACTGGCTATTGATGAGGCCGATGTAATCATTTTTGTGGTTGATGTTGAGGAAGGCATTACGCCTATGGATGATGTTGTGGCGCGCTTGTTGCGTAAAGTGACTAAGCCGGTTTTGCTGGCGGTAAACAAGGTAGACAACGCCATGCGTGAGAAAGATGCCTTAGAGTTTTACAACTTAGGTTTAGGTGAATACTATACGTTTGCGAGTATATCAGGTAGTGGAACAGGAGATTTATTGGATGCCTTAATTGATGCTTTTCCAGTAAAACCAGAACCGGTTCAAGAGGAAGTGGTATTGCCACGTTTTGCAGTAGTTGGGCGACCAAATGCTGGTAAATCAAGTTTTATCAATGCCTTGATTGGTAAAGAACGTTTTATGGTTACGGACATTGCGGGTACTACGCGTGATGCTATTGATACGAAGTTTGACCGTTTTGGGTTTGAATTTAACTTGGTGGATACTGCGGGAATTCGTCGTAAGGCTAAGGTTAAGGAAGATTTAGAATTTTACTCGGTAATGCGTTCTGTACGTGCTATTGAACATGCTGATATTTGTATCCTTGTCATTGACGCCACGCGTGGATTTGAAGGACAAGACCAAAGTATTTTTTGGTTGGCCGAAAAAAACCGCAAAGGTGTTGTAATCTTGGTAAACAAATGGGATTTGGTTGAAAAAGATACCATGTCAACCCGCGATTACGAAGAGAAAATCAAGAAAGAATTAATGCCGTTTACGGATGTGCCAATTCTTTTTGTTTCGGCTTTGACCAAGCAGCGTTTGCTAAAAGCATTAGAAGCAACGGTAAAAGTGTATGAAAACAGACAGCAGCGTATTGCGACTTCTAAATTTAACGAATTCATGCTTAAGGTAATTGAGGCCTATCCGCCACCAGCTACCAAAGGGAAATATGTAAAAATTAAATATTGCATGCAGTTGCCTACACAAACGCCTCAGTTTGTATTTTTTGCCAACATGCCACAATATGTTAAGGAACCGTACAAACGTTACCTTGAAAATAAAATTAGAGAAAATTGGGATTTTTCAGGAGTGCCAATTGATATTTATATTAGAGAGAAATAA
- a CDS encoding DUF2490 domain-containing protein, giving the protein MTHKFLFICTLLCLGLQAQTVKKVDHQSIVWTRYYNQLLLSEKWSLHSEIDNRVFTKPIQQNVYVLRMQGRYRINSHLETGAGLAHFSVTTQIPEINPDFRIPEYRGQQDLTWRISGKKLVLNQRFQVEERFIHNANAAGLLPGSTFSWRFRYRLQGDYTFWKKENQAIKAILSDEIMLNAGKSTRKNTFDQNRIYAAIHFQASNHFSYELGYLNSYQRRPSGVDFFDRDIIRLSVFHRLNWKNKS; this is encoded by the coding sequence ATGACTCATAAATTCCTTTTCATTTGTACACTACTCTGTTTGGGGCTACAAGCACAAACCGTAAAAAAAGTGGACCACCAAAGTATTGTATGGACGCGCTATTACAACCAATTGCTGTTGAGTGAAAAATGGTCCTTACATTCTGAAATTGACAATAGAGTTTTCACAAAACCCATTCAGCAAAATGTTTACGTGTTGCGTATGCAAGGACGTTACAGAATAAACAGCCATCTGGAAACCGGTGCTGGTTTAGCTCATTTTTCTGTTACTACGCAAATCCCAGAAATCAATCCCGACTTTAGAATTCCTGAATACCGCGGGCAACAAGACTTGACTTGGAGAATCAGCGGCAAAAAACTAGTGCTCAACCAGCGTTTTCAGGTAGAGGAACGTTTTATTCACAACGCTAATGCCGCGGGATTACTACCCGGAAGTACTTTTTCATGGCGTTTTAGATACCGCCTACAGGGAGATTATACGTTTTGGAAAAAAGAAAACCAAGCTATTAAAGCCATTCTCTCTGATGAAATCATGTTGAATGCTGGAAAATCAACCCGTAAAAACACCTTTGACCAAAACAGAATTTACGCAGCGATACATTTTCAAGCTAGCAACCATTTTTCGTATGAGTTAGGCTACCTCAACAGTTATCAAAGGCGACCTAGCGGTGTTGATTTTTTTGATCGTGATATTATCCGATTGAGTGTTTTTCATCGTTTGAATTGGAAAAACAAATCCTAA